One window of the Epinephelus moara isolate mb chromosome 24, YSFRI_EMoa_1.0, whole genome shotgun sequence genome contains the following:
- the pacsin1b gene encoding protein kinase C and casein kinase substrate in neurons protein 1: MSGAYDESASLEETTDSFWEVGNYKRTVKRIDDGHRLCNDLMNCIQERAKIEKAYSQQLTEWSKRWRQLVDKGPQYGTVERAWMGVMTEAEKVSELHQEVKNNLINDDFEKVKNWQKDLYHKQMMGGFKETKEAEEGFKKAQKPWAKKLKELEAAKKSYHMACKEEKLASTREANSKGEASVTADQQKKLHEKVDKCKQDSQKAKEKYEKALDELSKCTPQYMENMEQVFDQCQQFEEKRLSFLREVLLDVKRHLNLTENQSYATVYRELERTITSSSPQEDLKWFSNTHGPGMHMNWPQFEEYNPDLTHNISKKEKSKKASDGVMLTNVTTAVDHAQAGDRGSVSSYEKNQAYTASTEWSDEDQTAPNSGNDTNGGTNPFEEEVSKGVRVRALYDYEGQEQDELSFKAGDELTKLEEEDEQGWCKGRLDSGQLGLYPANYVEPI; this comes from the exons ATGTCTGGAGCCTACGACGAGTCCGCCAGCCTGGAGGAGACCACAGACAGTTTCTGGGAG GTTGGTAACTACAAACGTACGGTGAAGCGGATTGACGATGGTCACCGGCTCTGCAATGACCTGATGAACTGCATCCAGGAGCGTGCCAAAATAGAGAAAGCCTACTCACAGCAGCTGACGGAGTGGTCCAAGAGATGGAGACAGCTGGTGGATAAAG GGCCTCAGTACGGCACAGTAGAGCGAGCTTGGATGGGGGTGATGACGGAGGCGGAGAAGGTGAGCGAGCTTCACCAGGAAGTGAAAAACAATCTGATCAATGATGACTTTGAGAAGGTGAAGAACTGGCAGAAAGACTTGTACCACAAACAGATGATGGGAGGATTCAAGGAAAccaaagaggcagaggagggttTCAAGAAGGCCCAGAAGCCCTGGGCCAAAAAGCTAAAAGAG CTCGAGGCTGCCAAGAAGTCCTACCACATGGCCTGCAAAGAGGAGAAGCTGGCGTCCACCAGAGAGGCCAACAGTAAGGGAGAGGCCTCCGTGACCGCTGACCAGCAGAAGAAGCTCCACGAGAAGGTGGACAAGTGCAAACAGGACTCACAGAAG GCCAAGGAGAAGTATGAGAAGGCTCTGGATGAGCTGAGTAAGTGCACTCCGCAGTACATGGAAAACATGGAGCAGGTGTTTGATCAGTGCCAGCAGTTCGAAGAGAAGAGGCTGAGCTTCCTCAGGGAGGTGCTGTTGGACGTCAAACGCCACCTCAACCTCACAGAAAACCAAAG TTATGCTACAGTGTACAGAGAACTTGAACGCACCATCACATCGTCCAGCCCGCAGGAAGATCTGAAGTGGTTCAGCAACACCCACGGCCCCGGCATGCACATGAACTGGCCACAGTTTGAG GAATACAACCCAGACCTCACCCACAACAtctcaaagaaagaaaagtcaaAGAAAGCCAGTGATGGAGTCATGCTGACTAACGTCACAACAGCAGTAGATCACGCTCAGGCTGGAGACCGGGGAAG TGTCAGCAGCTACGAGAAGAATCAGGCATACACAGCCTCCACAGAGTGGTCGGACGAGGACCAGACAGCCCCGAACTCAGGCAACGACACCAACGGAGGGACAAACCCCTTCGAGGAAGAAGTGAGCAAAGGCGTGAGGGTGAGAGCGCTGTATGACTACGAAGGCCAAGAGCAGGACGAGCTCAGCTTCAAAGCAG GGGACGAGCTGAcgaagctggaggaggaggacgaacAGGGCTGGTGTAAAGGGCGTCTAGACAGCGGCCAGCTGGGTCTGTACCCGGCCAATTACGTGGAGCCGATTTAG